The following DNA comes from Deltaproteobacteria bacterium.
CTACAGTCCCCCACCGAAAATGAGATAGGCCGCCCCCGCGCTACTGCCACCTGCATCATTATAATGAGCCCCCACCAAAAGGTCATTGTAACCGTCACTGTCCACGTCTCCGGCCCCTGCAACAGCGCGTCCTGCATAATCACCGGACGCCTCGCCAACAAGCTTGGCATCGGCAGTAGAAAGGCTACTCGTTCCACTAGACACAGGCCCCAGCACCAAATAGGCCGCTCCGGCATTACTGCCCCCCGAGTCCTCGTACAGAGCACCAATCAAGAAATCATCATAACTATCGAGGTTTATGTCCCCAACTTTTGAGACAGACCAACCAGCATAATCATAAGCCGCTTCACCCGTCAGCTTGGCATCAGCGGTGGAGAGGTCTACACTTCCACTTACAGGACCCAGCACTAAGTAGGCCGCTCCAGCATTTGTACCGCCAGAGTCCTCACCCCGGGCCCCCACCAAGAGGTCATCGTAACCGTCATTGTCCACGTCTCCAGCCCCTACAGCGATTCCTGCGAAATCATCGGACGCCTCACCAACAAGCTTGGCATCGGCAGTAGAAAGAGATTGTGACCCACTCACAGGCCCCAGCACCAAATAGGCCGCTCCGGCATTACTGCCCCCCGAGTCCTCACCGTAGGTCCCCACCAAGAGGTCATTGTAACCGTCATTGTTCAAGTCTCCGGCTCCCGAGACAGACCAACCAGCATCATCATCAGCCGCTTCACCCGTTAGTTTGGCATCGGCAGTAGAAAGGCTACTCGTTCCACTAGACACAGGCCCCAGCACCAAATAGGCCGCTCCGGCATTAGTAGCCCCCGAGTCCTCATACATGGCACCAATCGAGAAGTCATCATAACTATCGAGGTTTATGTCCCCAACATTCGAGACAGACCAACCTGCATGATCATCAGCCGCTTCACCCGTTAGTTTGGCATCAGCGGCCGAGAGAGATTGGGTGCCACTCACAGGACCCAAAACCAGATAGGCCGCCCCCGCGTCAGTGCCACCCGCATCATTATAATAAGTCCCCACCAAGAGGTCATCGTAACCGTCATTGTTCAAGTCTCCGGCTCCCGAGACGGCCCAACCAGCATAATCACCAGCCGCTTCACCCATTAGTTTGGCATCAGCGGCCGAGAGAGATTGGGTACCACTCACAGGACCCAGCACCAAATAGGCCGCTCCGGCGAGACTCCCCCCGGAGTCCTCACCATAAGCCCCCACAAGGAGGTCATCCACCCCATCCCCATCGACATCCCCGGCTCCAGAAATAGCAATACCAGCATAATCACCAACCGCTTCGCCCGTTAGCTTGGCATCGGCAGTGGAGAGATCGATGGTGCCGGTAACACCACAGTTGTTACTTGTGCCGTCGCAGTCATTGTCAATACCGTCATTACAAACCTCGGTTTTGCCTGGATTGGCCGCACTTTCAGCATCATCACAATCCGTATTGTCGGCAACATAACCAGAAGGCTGGGCACAGGAGATTATTGTGCTGGAAGAATTGCCGTAACCGTCGCCGTCGGAATCCGCATACCAGACGGTATCTGGATTGAGAGTAGCATCACTGTCATCACAATCCGTACTGTTGGCAACATAACCGGAAGGTTGGTCGCACCGGCTCACGGTCGTGGCCGAGGTCCCGTAGCTGTCGCCGTCGGCGTCGCGGTACCAGGTACTCTTGCCCGTGGCACTCGAATCGGAGTCGTCTGCGAGTCCGTCGCAGTCCTCGTCCACGTTGGATGCATCGCAGATCTCCGTGTCGGCCGGGCTGACGGTAGCGGAGCCGTCGTTGCAGTCGTCGTTGTTCGACACGTAGCCAGCCGGCTGATCGCAGGCTAAAGTAGAGATTGCCGTATTTCCGTAACCATCCGTATCTGAATCCCTGTACCAAGTGGAGGCATCTGCCGCGTCATTTTCATCCGTAGTGCCGTCGCAGTCATTATCCATACCGTCGCAATATTCGGTGGCCGCGGGGGAAGTTGTGGTGTCGAAATCGTCGCAATCGGTATTATCTAAAACGTAACCCGAGGGTTGGCTACAGGCCGCTTGTGATAAGTTTGTCGAACCATAACCGTCGCCGTCAGAATCCGCATACCAGACGGTATCCGGATTGAGGGTAATATCACTGTCATCACAATCCGTATCATCCGCCACATAACCGGAAGGTCGGTCGCAGGCTAAAATGGAGATCGCCGCATCTCCGTAGCCATCCCCGTCTGAATCACGATACCAAGTGGAGGCATCTGCCGCGGAACTTTCATCCGTATAACTGTCGCAGTCATTATTCACGCCGTCGCAATATTCGGTAGCCGCCGGGTTAACCAAAGCATCACTGTCATCACAATCGGTATCATCCGCCACGTAACCCGAAGGCTGGGTGCAGGCCGCTTGTGGTGAGCTTGTCGAACCATAACTATCCCCATCGGTGTCGGCATACCATGTGGCGGCATCCACAGCAGAATCTTCATCGAGGGCGCCGTCACAATTGTTGTCCAGACCGTCACAAACCTCAATTTCACCGGGATTTGACAGGACTTCATTATCGTCGCAGTCGGTATCATCTAAAACATAACCCGAGGGTCGGGTGCAGGCCTGAGTGGTGTTTGCGGCATTCCCATACCCGTCCCCGTCAGAATCCGCATACCAAGTGGCGCCTGTCGACGCATCCAAACTGCCATCCCCGTCATCCGTGTAACCGTCACAGTCATTATCCAGACTGTCACATACCTCTGTGGCGGCCGGATTCAGGCTGAAGTTTGTGTCATCGCAATCCGTGTTGTCTTTGGAATAGCCGCCGGGAAGGCTACAGTCCTCTGTGGTGTTATCAACATCCCCGTAGCCGTCTCCATCCGAGTCGGCATAGTAAGTTGTGGTGACTCCTTCATCCACAACCCCATCTCCATCATTATCAATTTCATCACAAACCTCCGGGGGGCTTACGATGATATTGACTTCTTCCGTGGTTGAAAGTCCATCCGTACCGGTTGCGCTTAGGGTGATTAAATGTTCGGTGCCCCCATCTTCCGCAGATAGTCCCGAATAGTTGAAGGCGATATTTCCCGACGAATCGGCAGGGTTTGTATTAAAAACACCATCCACATCACTGGACCACTCGATTTCAAGATCCTCCGGGTTGTCCTGGGCATCAAAGACCGCGGCAGAAAAGAGGATGGCTTCCCCCTTTTCATAACTCTCCCCATCCGTGGGTGAGGTGATCGTTACCTCCGGGTTGCCCACGCTGACCAGAATGCTGTCTCTACAGACGCCGCCCACCTCATCCGTGACGGTCATGGATATGGTATGCCTGTTGACCGAAAGGCCGTTATANNNNNNNNNNNNNNNNNNNNNNNNNNNNNNNNNNNNNNNNNNNNNNNNNNNNNNNNNNNNNNNNNNNNNNNNNNNNNNNNNNNCGATAACCCCGTCTTTGTCACTTTCCCATGCCACGTTTAAATCGCCGGCATTCGCCTCATCCGCATCAGAGACCTGTCCCTCAAAATAAACAACCTCTCCATCGCCATAAGCCGAGCCGCTTTCCGGTGCGGTGATCTCACAT
Coding sequences within:
- a CDS encoding FG-GAP repeat protein translates to MTVTDEVGGVCRDSILVSVGNPEVTITSPTDGESYEKGEAILFSAAVFDAQDNPEDLEIEWSSDVDGVFNTNPADSSGNIAFNYSGLSAEDGGTEHLITLSATGTDGLSTTEEVNIIVSPPEVCDEIDNDGDGVVDEGVTTTYYADSDGDGYGDVDNTTEDCSLPGGYSKDNTDCDDTNFSLNPAATEVCDSLDNDCDGYTDDGDGSLDASTGATWYADSDGDGYGNAANTTQACTRPSGYVLDDTDCDDNEVLSNPGEIEVCDGLDNNCDGALDEDSAVDAATWYADTDGDSYGSTSSPQAACTQPSGYVADDTDCDDSDALVNPAATEYCDGVNNDCDSYTDESSAADASTWYRDSDGDGYGDAAISILACDRPSGYVADDTDCDDSDITLNPDTVWYADSDGDGYGSTNLSQAACSQPSGYVLDNTDCDDFDTTTSPAATEYCDGMDNDCDGTTDENDAADASTWYRDSDTDGYGNTAISTLACDQPAGYVSNNDDCNDGSATVSPADTEICDASNVDEDCDGLADDSDSSATGKSTWYRDADGDSYGTSATTVSRCDQPSGYVANSTDCDDSDATLNPDTVWYADSDGDGYGNSSSTIISCAQPSGYVADNTDCDDAESAANPGKTEVCNDGIDNDCDGTSNNCGVTGTIDLSTADAKLTGEAVGDYAGIAISGAGDVDGDGVDDLLVGAYGEDSGGSLAGAAYLVLGPVSGTQSLSAADAKLMGEAAGDYAGWAVSGAGDLNNDGYDDLLVGTYYNDAGGTDAGAAYLVLGPVSGTQSLSAADAKLTGEAADDHAGWSVSNVGDINLDSYDDFSIGAMYEDSGATNAGAAYLVLGPVSSGTSSLSTADAKLTGEAADDDAGWSVSGAGDLNNDGYNDLLVGTYGEDSGGSNAGAAYLVLGPVSGSQSLSTADAKLVGEASDDFAGIAVGAGDVDNDGYDDLLVGARGEDSGGTNAGAAYLVLGPVSGSVDLSTADAKLTGEAAYDYAGWSVSKVGDINLDSYDDFLIGALYEDSGGSNAGAAYLVLGPVSSGTSSLSTADAKLVGEASGDYAGRAVAGAGDVDSDGYNDLLVGAHYNDAGGSSAGAAYLIFGGGL